The proteins below are encoded in one region of Arthrobacter sp. CJ23:
- a CDS encoding ubiquinol-cytochrome c reductase cytochrome b subunit, giving the protein MSAASTAEAPFVAKTKVGRFTDFVDERVGGSGILREFGRKVFPDHWSFMFGEVALYSFVILLMSGTFLTFFFDPSMAETHYQGSYTPLYNVEMSVAYSSSLNISFDIRGGLFMRQVHHWAALLFVASLGVHMLRVFFTGAFRKPREMNWVVGGVLLILAMAAGFTGYSLPDDLLSGNGLRIIDGVIKSIPVVGTYISFFLFGGEFPGTAIIGRLYVLHILLVPALILLMIVVHLFMVVVHKHTQYPGPGRNDGNVVGYPLGPVYAAKAGGFFFIVFGVLALMAAAFTINPIWNYGPYDPSPVSAGTQPDWYIGFVDGALRLMPGVINDFHFEYVVFGHTLTLNVLLPALVPAGIIFTVLFMYPWIERWVTKDNREHHVLDRPRNAPTRTAIGVAGFTWYCVMWAAAGSDLIATHFHVSLNDVTYWLRTLFFIGPVLAFIVTKRVALALQRKDREIALHGRETGRIVRLPHGEFIEVHAPLDEYKRYKLVGFDSPAPLPAVPNEHGVVTNKEKRRAALSKWFFEDRVAPATPAELEAAHAHGHHEAIESADEQKSLSH; this is encoded by the coding sequence ATGAGCGCCGCATCAACAGCTGAAGCCCCCTTCGTCGCCAAGACCAAAGTTGGCCGTTTTACTGACTTCGTCGACGAGCGTGTGGGCGGCTCCGGCATCCTGCGCGAATTCGGCCGCAAGGTCTTCCCCGACCACTGGTCTTTCATGTTCGGTGAGGTGGCGCTGTATTCCTTCGTCATCCTGCTGATGTCGGGAACCTTCCTGACGTTCTTCTTCGACCCGTCCATGGCGGAAACCCATTACCAGGGTTCCTACACGCCGCTGTACAACGTCGAAATGTCCGTCGCCTACAGCTCTTCGCTGAACATTTCCTTCGACATCCGCGGCGGCCTGTTCATGCGCCAGGTCCACCACTGGGCGGCCCTGCTGTTCGTGGCCTCCCTTGGTGTCCACATGCTTCGTGTCTTCTTCACGGGCGCCTTCCGCAAGCCGCGCGAAATGAACTGGGTTGTCGGCGGCGTGCTGCTGATCCTGGCCATGGCTGCCGGCTTCACCGGTTACTCGCTCCCCGATGACCTGCTTTCCGGCAACGGCCTGCGCATCATCGACGGCGTCATCAAGTCCATTCCGGTGGTCGGAACGTACATCTCGTTCTTCCTGTTCGGCGGGGAATTCCCCGGCACGGCCATCATCGGACGCCTCTACGTGCTGCACATCCTGCTCGTACCTGCGCTGATCCTGCTGATGATCGTCGTCCACCTGTTCATGGTGGTCGTCCACAAGCACACCCAGTACCCCGGCCCCGGCCGCAACGACGGCAACGTCGTCGGCTACCCGCTTGGTCCGGTTTACGCTGCGAAGGCAGGCGGATTCTTCTTCATTGTCTTCGGTGTGCTGGCCCTGATGGCTGCGGCATTCACGATCAACCCGATCTGGAACTACGGCCCGTATGACCCGTCCCCGGTCTCGGCCGGTACCCAGCCTGACTGGTACATCGGCTTCGTTGACGGTGCTCTCCGCCTGATGCCGGGTGTCATCAACGACTTCCACTTCGAGTACGTCGTCTTCGGTCACACCCTGACGCTGAACGTCCTGCTCCCGGCCCTGGTGCCTGCAGGCATCATCTTCACCGTGCTGTTCATGTACCCGTGGATCGAACGCTGGGTGACCAAGGACAACCGCGAGCACCACGTCCTGGACCGCCCGCGCAACGCTCCCACCCGTACCGCGATCGGCGTGGCCGGCTTCACCTGGTACTGCGTCATGTGGGCCGCTGCAGGTTCCGACCTCATCGCCACGCACTTCCACGTGTCGCTGAACGATGTGACCTACTGGCTTCGTACCCTGTTCTTCATCGGCCCGGTACTGGCCTTCATCGTGACCAAGCGCGTGGCCCTGGCCCTTCAGCGCAAGGACCGCGAAATCGCGCTCCACGGCCGCGAAACCGGACGCATCGTGCGCCTGCCGCACGGTGAGTTCATCGAAGTCCACGCACCGTTGGACGAGTACAAGCGCTACAAGCTGGTCGGTTTCGACTCTCCGGCCCCGCTGCCGGCCGTTCCGAACGAGCACGGTGTGGTCACCAACAAGGAAAAGCGCCGCGCTGCGCTGTCCAAGTGGTTCTTCGAGGACCGTGTTGCCCCGGCAACGCCGGCGGAACTCGAGGCGGCCCACGCACACGGCCACCACGAAGCCATTGAGTCTGCCGACGAGCAGAAGAGCCTCAGCCACTAG
- a CDS encoding GntR family transcriptional regulator, protein MADASAIAGEIDRNSGVPIYVQLREILRAFIGESCPPGSALPSERDLSERFGLARMTVRQAIDALVGEEVIERVVGLGTFVKKPKLDLQVKLTSYSEEMQRRGMVPAAKVLSFEQIAASAFLARELQLDEGTPLVRFRRLLLADNEPMSVDENFIPAHRVPGLLDEAPPTSLYNVLSERYGLVMEWGEDMIEATAASPSTARLLNVDVGSPLLKIQRHAFVARAMVDYSVSYYRADRYKLWIPLQRPGTRPTRNYSTGYRTS, encoded by the coding sequence GTGGCTGACGCATCCGCGATCGCAGGTGAAATCGACCGGAACAGCGGCGTGCCCATCTATGTGCAGTTGCGGGAAATCCTCCGCGCATTCATCGGGGAGTCCTGTCCACCGGGGTCGGCATTGCCCTCCGAACGTGATCTCTCGGAGCGGTTCGGGCTGGCCCGCATGACCGTCCGTCAGGCGATCGACGCCCTGGTCGGTGAGGAGGTCATCGAGCGCGTCGTGGGCCTTGGAACATTCGTCAAGAAGCCCAAGCTGGATCTCCAGGTGAAACTGACGTCCTACAGCGAGGAGATGCAGCGGCGCGGCATGGTCCCCGCGGCGAAGGTCCTCAGCTTCGAGCAAATCGCCGCCAGCGCCTTTCTGGCGCGCGAACTGCAGCTGGACGAAGGAACACCCCTCGTCCGCTTCCGGAGGCTTCTGTTGGCCGATAACGAGCCAATGAGCGTGGACGAGAACTTCATTCCAGCGCACCGCGTTCCGGGGCTGTTGGATGAGGCTCCGCCTACGTCCCTCTACAACGTCCTGAGCGAACGCTACGGCCTGGTCATGGAATGGGGCGAGGACATGATCGAGGCGACTGCCGCCTCGCCGTCCACCGCCCGGCTGCTGAACGTCGATGTCGGTTCTCCGTTGCTGAAGATCCAGAGGCACGCCTTTGTCGCCAGGGCCATGGTGGACTATTCCGTCTCCTATTACCGGGCGGACAGGTACAAGCTGTGGATTCCGCTGCAGCGTCCCGGAACAAGGCCAACGCGCAACTATTCGACCGGCTACCGCACCTCGTAG
- a CDS encoding HPr family phosphocarrier protein, producing MPEHKAIVAAEIGLHARAAAMFVRAVTDTGLPVTIRKPGRNPVDARSLLEVMSEDFGHGCEVLLEVSADALPAGSTIGDAEGALAALSALLQASDSR from the coding sequence TTGCCGGAGCACAAAGCCATCGTCGCCGCGGAGATAGGCCTGCACGCCCGTGCAGCGGCCATGTTTGTCCGGGCCGTCACCGACACGGGACTGCCCGTGACGATCAGGAAGCCCGGCAGGAACCCGGTGGATGCCCGCTCGCTGCTGGAGGTCATGAGCGAGGACTTCGGCCATGGCTGCGAGGTGCTGCTGGAGGTCTCTGCGGACGCCCTGCCGGCCGGCAGCACGATCGGCGACGCAGAAGGCGCCCTGGCCGCGTTGTCCGCACTCCTGCAGGCCAGCGACAGCCGCTGA
- a CDS encoding cytochrome c oxidase subunit 4 — protein MKVESWLFGAGVFFFIPVSLAYGFLTHWSEWVGILGILLVGGLAGMIGAYLGFTGRRIGMRPEDRPDAEIHEGAGEQGHFSPWSWWPLVLGLACAGGFLGLAVGFWVTFVAAGLALVALVGWVFEYSRGDHAH, from the coding sequence GTGAAAGTTGAATCGTGGCTCTTCGGAGCCGGTGTCTTCTTCTTCATCCCCGTCTCCCTGGCCTACGGCTTCCTGACCCACTGGTCTGAGTGGGTCGGCATCCTGGGCATCCTGCTGGTCGGCGGCCTCGCCGGCATGATCGGCGCGTACCTCGGCTTCACAGGCAGGCGCATCGGCATGCGTCCCGAGGACCGTCCCGACGCCGAAATCCACGAAGGCGCCGGCGAGCAGGGGCACTTCAGCCCCTGGAGCTGGTGGCCGCTGGTCCTCGGCCTGGCTTGCGCCGGAGGCTTCCTCGGCCTGGCCGTGGGCTTCTGGGTGACGTTCGTTGCCGCTGGCCTCGCCCTCGTGGCACTCGTCGGCTGGGTCTTCGAATACAGCCGCGGAGATCACGCGCACTAG
- the ctaD gene encoding cytochrome c oxidase subunit I — MATYTQSAGILEAPVVPKSKGRIVVNWITSTDHKTIGYMYLIASFVFFCLGGVMALLIRAELFEPGMQILQTKEQYNQMFTMHGTVMLLMFATPLFAGFANVIMPLQIGAPDVAFPRLNALAFWFFLFGSTIAVSGFITPQGAASFGWFAYAPLSNTTFSPGVGGDLWVFGLALSGFGTILGAVNFITTIICMRAPGMTMWRMPIFTWNTLVTAILVLMAFPPLAAALFALGADRRFGAHIFDPENGGAVLWQHLFWFFGHPEVYIIALPFFGIVSEIFPVFSRKPIFGYKGLVYATIAIAALSVTVWAHHMYVTGSVLLPFFAFMTMLIAVPTGVKFFNWIGTLWQGSITFETPMLWSIGFLVTFLFGGLTGIILASPPLDFHVSDSYFVVAHFHYVVFGTVVFAMFAGFYFWWPKWTGKMLNERLGKIHFWLLFLGFHGTFLIQHWLGVEGMPRRYADYMPQDNFTWMNQFSTISSFVLGASLLPFFWNVYITWRSNKKVEVDDPWGFGASLEWATSCPPPRHNFTSLPRIRSERPALDLHHPELAPSHSIAELKESAK; from the coding sequence GTGGCTACATACACTCAATCCGCCGGGATCCTTGAGGCTCCCGTAGTACCTAAATCCAAGGGGCGCATCGTCGTCAACTGGATCACCTCCACGGACCACAAGACCATCGGGTACATGTACCTGATCGCGTCCTTCGTGTTCTTCTGCCTCGGCGGCGTCATGGCGCTGCTGATCCGTGCTGAACTGTTCGAACCCGGTATGCAGATCCTGCAGACCAAGGAGCAGTACAACCAGATGTTCACGATGCACGGCACCGTGATGCTCCTGATGTTCGCTACGCCGCTGTTCGCGGGCTTCGCCAACGTCATCATGCCGCTGCAGATCGGTGCACCCGACGTCGCGTTCCCGCGACTGAACGCACTGGCCTTCTGGTTCTTCCTCTTTGGCTCCACCATCGCCGTATCCGGCTTCATCACTCCGCAGGGTGCTGCATCCTTCGGTTGGTTCGCCTACGCGCCGCTGTCCAACACCACGTTCAGCCCCGGCGTCGGTGGTGACCTTTGGGTCTTCGGCCTTGCCCTGTCCGGCTTCGGCACCATCCTCGGTGCGGTGAACTTCATCACCACCATCATCTGCATGCGTGCCCCGGGCATGACCATGTGGCGCATGCCGATCTTCACCTGGAACACGCTCGTCACGGCCATCCTGGTCCTGATGGCGTTCCCGCCGCTGGCCGCCGCCCTGTTCGCGCTTGGCGCCGACCGCCGCTTCGGTGCACACATCTTCGACCCTGAGAACGGCGGAGCTGTGCTGTGGCAGCACCTGTTCTGGTTCTTCGGCCACCCCGAGGTGTACATCATCGCCCTGCCGTTCTTCGGCATCGTGTCTGAAATCTTCCCGGTCTTCAGCCGCAAGCCGATCTTCGGCTACAAGGGTCTTGTCTACGCGACCATCGCCATTGCAGCCCTGTCCGTGACCGTGTGGGCACACCACATGTACGTCACCGGTTCCGTGCTGCTGCCGTTCTTCGCCTTCATGACCATGCTGATCGCGGTACCCACCGGCGTGAAGTTCTTCAACTGGATCGGTACCCTGTGGCAGGGCTCCATCACCTTCGAAACCCCCATGCTCTGGAGCATCGGCTTCCTGGTGACCTTCCTCTTCGGTGGCCTGACCGGCATCATCCTGGCCTCCCCGCCGCTGGACTTCCACGTCTCCGACTCCTACTTCGTGGTTGCGCACTTCCACTACGTGGTCTTCGGCACCGTCGTGTTCGCCATGTTCGCAGGCTTCTACTTCTGGTGGCCGAAGTGGACGGGCAAGATGCTCAACGAGCGTCTTGGCAAGATCCACTTCTGGCTCCTGTTCCTGGGCTTCCACGGCACATTCCTGATCCAGCACTGGCTCGGCGTCGAGGGCATGCCCCGCCGCTACGCCGACTACATGCCGCAGGACAACTTCACCTGGATGAACCAGTTCTCCACGATCTCCTCCTTCGTCCTGGGTGCCTCGCTCCTGCCGTTCTTCTGGAACGTCTACATCACCTGGCGCAGCAACAAGAAGGTTGAAGTCGATGACCCGTGGGGCTTCGGTGCGTCGCTGGAGTGGGCAACTTCCTGCCCGCCGCCGCGCCACAACTTCACCTCCCTGCCCCGCATCCGTTCGGAGCGCCCTGCACTGGACCTGCACCACCCCGAGCTGGCCCCGTCGCACAGCATCGCTGAACTGAAGGAGAGCGCCAAGTGA
- the coxB gene encoding cytochrome c oxidase subunit II, which yields MSSQNRTGSRRIKITSITGLALAGALVLTGCSPEVEKGWLPTERGTTNHTDRIMDLWVNSWIAALAVGIITWGLLVWCIIAYRRRKGTTGFPRQLSYNLPLEVFYLTIPLFMVLVFFYFTDQDQRAIDDRSQPADVVVDVRGKQWAWDFNYKQGQVISEDLHEAGVQAHLTGNEVDKEKLPTLYLPVGKSVDLELNSRDVIHSFWVPAFLQKRDMIPGKTNYIRFTPTKEGTYDGKCAELCGEYHSEMLFRVKVVSESEFQAHMDKLRQDGNTGLLGEEYDRNPNLNEIK from the coding sequence GTGAGTTCGCAGAACCGAACCGGCAGCCGACGCATAAAGATCACATCGATCACTGGCTTGGCACTAGCCGGCGCGTTGGTTTTGACCGGATGTTCGCCAGAGGTAGAGAAGGGTTGGCTGCCGACAGAGCGCGGTACCACCAACCACACCGACCGGATCATGGACCTCTGGGTCAACTCATGGATCGCGGCCCTGGCCGTCGGCATCATCACGTGGGGCTTGCTGGTCTGGTGCATCATCGCCTACCGTCGCCGCAAGGGCACCACGGGTTTCCCCCGGCAGCTCAGCTACAACCTGCCGCTTGAGGTCTTCTACTTGACGATCCCGCTGTTCATGGTGCTGGTGTTCTTCTACTTCACCGACCAGGACCAGCGTGCCATCGATGACCGCTCCCAGCCGGCCGACGTCGTCGTCGACGTCCGCGGCAAGCAGTGGGCTTGGGACTTCAACTACAAGCAGGGCCAGGTCATCTCGGAAGACCTCCATGAGGCCGGCGTCCAGGCACACCTCACGGGCAACGAAGTCGACAAGGAAAAGCTCCCCACCCTGTACCTGCCGGTCGGCAAGTCGGTTGACCTGGAGCTGAACTCCCGCGACGTCATCCACTCTTTCTGGGTTCCCGCCTTCCTTCAGAAGCGCGACATGATCCCGGGCAAGACCAACTACATCAGGTTCACCCCCACCAAGGAGGGTACCTACGACGGCAAGTGCGCCGAACTCTGCGGCGAATACCACTCCGAGATGCTGTTCCGCGTCAAGGTTGTCTCCGAGTCTGAGTTCCAGGCCCACATGGACAAGCTGCGCCAGGACGGCAACACGGGCCTGCTCGGCGAAGAGTACGACCGCAACCCGAACCTGAACGAAATTAAGTAA
- a CDS encoding iron-sulfur cluster assembly accessory protein produces MSTATNENSTGATLAAGEELPTHEVQLTDVAAGKVRSLLEQEGRTDLRLRVAVQPGGCSGLIYQLYFDERLLDGDAVRDYDGVEVVVDKMSVPYLSGASIDFEDTISKQGFTIDNPNAGGSCACGDSFH; encoded by the coding sequence ATGAGCACTGCAACCAACGAAAACAGCACCGGAGCCACGCTCGCCGCAGGCGAGGAGCTTCCCACGCACGAGGTCCAGCTGACCGACGTAGCAGCAGGCAAGGTCCGGAGCCTCCTCGAGCAGGAAGGGCGTACCGATCTGCGACTTCGCGTTGCCGTGCAGCCAGGCGGCTGCTCGGGCCTCATCTACCAGCTCTACTTCGACGAGCGCCTCCTTGACGGAGACGCTGTCCGCGACTACGACGGCGTCGAAGTTGTGGTCGACAAGATGAGCGTTCCGTACCTGAGCGGCGCAAGCATCGACTTCGAGGACACCATCTCGAAGCAGGGCTTCACCATTGACAACCCGAATGCTGGCGGCTCCTGCGCCTGCGGCGATTCGTTCCACTGA